The segment TTTGACTGGGGCGGTCTCCTCCTAAAGAGTAACGGAGGAGCACGAAGGTACCCTCAGCACGGTCGGACATCGTGCATTGAGTGCAAGAGCATAAGGGTGCTTGACTGCGAGACAGACACGTCGAGCAGGTGCGAAAGCAGGTTCTAGTGATCCGGTGGTTCTGTATGGAAGGGCCATCGCTCAACGGATAAAAGGTACTCCGGGGATAACAGGCTGATACCGCCCAAGAGTTCACATCGACGGCGGTGTTTGGCACCTCGATGTCGGCTCATCACATCCTGGGGCTGAAGTCGGTCCCAAGGGTATGGCTGTTCGCCATTTAAAGTGGTACGCGAGCTGGGTTTAGAACGTCGTGAGACAGTTCGGTCCCTATCTGCCGTGGGCGTTGGATGTTTGAGAAGGGCTGCTCCTAGTACGAGAGGACCGGAGTGGACGACCCTCTGGTGTTCCGGTTGTCACGCCAGTGGCATTGCCGGGTAGCTATGGTCGGACGGGATAACCGCTGAAAGCATCTAAGCGGGAAGCCCCCTTCAAGATGAGACATCCCTGAGGCCTAGAGCCTCCTGAAGGGCCCAGCGAGACCAGCTGGTTGATAGGCACGGTGTGGAAGCGCTGCAAGGCGTTGAGCTAACGTGTACTAATGGCCCGTGAGGCTTGACCCTATAACACCCAAGGGGTCTGGTCGTGATGATGACGTTGATGAATGCCGGATACGCAGCGTGTGGCCCAAACGACATAACGTAAGGGCGGCAGGCGATAAGACGCACACAATTGAGTTAAAAACAGTCAGCATGATGTACATAGCCAGTTACGCCTGACGACCATAGCACGCGTGAACCACCTGATCCCTTGCCGAACTCAGAAGTGAAACCGCTTAGCGCCGATGGTAGTGTGGGGTCTCCCCATGCGAGAGTAGGTCATCGTCAGGCACCTATACCAAAAAACCTCCAGGGCTAACGCCTTGGGGGTTTTTTTTATGGCAAAATGCACTCCTCAAGGAGGAATGCCCATGACTCAGATGCGCTGGGAACAGTTACTTTCCCCACGTCGTCTTCACGATCAACGCTCAACAAGCACCCGTGAAATTGGTCGTAGCCCGTTTCATAAAGATCACGACCGAATTGTTTTTTCCGGTTCGTTCAGACGTCTTGGGCGCAAGACGCAGGTGCATCCGCTGACCGAAAACGATCATATCCATACTCGCTTGACTCACTCGCTTGAAGTTGGCTGTGTAGGTCGTTCTTTGGGTATGATCGTGGGCGAGCTATTACATGATCGCTTACCTGAATGGATAACGCCGGCTGATCTTGGCGTCATCGTGCAGACGGCATGCCTGGGCCATGACATTGGTAATCCCCCTTTTGGCCATGCAGGTGAGTACGCTATTCGCGACTGGTTTCAGCGTGCGCAGAGCAGTGGCTTGTTAGCAGGGCTGTCAGACGCTGAACGAGAAGATCTGTTGACCTATGAGGGTAACGCTCAGGGCTTTCGGGTGATAACGCAGATTGAATATAACCAGTTTAATGGCGGTATGCGGCTATCGGCGGCTACCCTGGGTGCGCTGCTTAAATACCCCTGGACGGTTCGCTACAGCGGCCGGGCGGGTAAGTTCGGCGCTTACCAGTCCGAGCAAGCGCTGCTCAAAGAGGTGGCTGAAGCGGTGGGATTGTTGCCCCAAGGCGAGCAGCGCTGGTGTCGTCATCCGCTGGCGTGGCTGGTCGAGGCTGCAGATGATATTTGCTATGCCCTGCTGGATCTGGAGGATGGTTTGGAGATGGGCATCCTTCGCTATGAAGAAGTCGTCGAAATACTACGCCAAATTGCCGGAGAGTTTCCGCCCGAGTATGCCGATATGCAAGCTCGTAACGTGTCCCAGCGTCGCCGTATTGCACTGCTGCGAGGCGCTGCCATGGAGCGTGCGGTTAATGATGTCGGTGCGGTATTTGTGCAGCATGAACAGGCTCTGCTGAATGGCACGCTCAGTGATGATCTGTTAGAACTATGTCACCCTGACTTGGGGTGGGGCGTTCAGGCGGCGAAGCAGTTGGCTCGAGAGCGCATTTTCCAGAATGAACGTAAGGCAAAGCTGGAAATTGGTGCCTATACGACGCTGGGTATTCTGCTGGAAGCCTTTATTGGCGCTGCACATGAGCTTCATCACACAGGGCGCTCATCGTTTAAACACCAGCGTGTACTGGCCCTGATCGGTGAAAACACCCCTCTGCCATCTTGGTCACTCTACGATAGCTATCGGCGAATGCTGGACTTTATTGGTGGGATGACAGACCACTATGCGGTGGACTTGGCCCAGGAGATGGGCGGCCGACTACGCGGCGATTGAAAGGAGGGCACTTAAACTGAAGGTTGGCTTAGGTGCTTCAACTCCATCAGCTTAGCGCGCTCAAGCAGAATATTAATGACCTTGTCATGGATGGCGTCATTGAGTGGGCCTGGCGTTAGCTCGGTTATCTGCTTTGCAAGGGTATCGCCGCTCACCACCATAATATCAGGGGCGGCTTCGCTGTTATCTATTTTCCAACCCGGCAGCACCAGTACGCCTCGTACGGGAACAGCCACGCCACAGCGACGCTCGAGCCAGTGGGCCAGCCAACTAACCCCTTGGCGTGTTTTATATAGCGGCCGTCGCTCTTGCCAATGTGGAAAACGCAACCGCTCGCGCTCCACCGCAACGGTATTGAGCTCATTGCCATCGGTGCCGATAGGGAGTGTCCTTGCACGTGTCTCTACCACAAACACCCCATTGGGCGTGACTACGACGTGATCAATTGTGAAGCTATCGGTGGGAACATCATGGAACACGTAGTAAGGATGCGCATCCGGGCGGACTAAGCGCTCCAGCTCTTGACCAACAGCGAGTTCACAGGCTAAACCTAATTTTAAGCGCCGTATACGCTGATAGTCGCGTACTAACAGCAATGAAAACGTTAGTACCAGTAAGGTGCTGAGCAGGCCATACAATGCCCATTCGACCCAGTCTTGTTGCTCGACAAACAGCATGCGCCCCATCCCATAAACAAGCGGGGCGAGACTGATAATCGGCCCCAACGCGCCGTTTAAAAATAGACTGGAAAAAGCTTTGTCCAGACGGTAGCGAAGCGCTTGGCCCGGTTCATGAAGGGGGGCGTTAAATGGGGAGTGAACGCGAGCATCGTGAAGGCTGCGCAGGGCAAGGACAATACTCGCCATTGCTGCCATGGGGAATAAAAAGATCAGGGGTAGCACGTATTCCAGCCAAGCCATTGCAGTGCCTTGCTCTATAGAGACTTAACCAATGGTAAACCACGATGGTAAGTCATAGTGGTGTAGAGGCCTAGCCTCCAGCGAGTTTAACCTGGTAGCCAAGGTTGCTTAACTCTTGACGCAGGGTATCGCGGTGGTCGCCTTGAATTTCAATAACACCTTCTTTAACTGCTCCGCCCGTTCCACAACGCTTTTTAAGCGTTTTTGCCAAGGTTTTAAGCTCTTCGCTAGGCAGTGGGATGCCACTAATGGTCGTAACGCCTTTGCCTTTCCGGCCACTCGTTTCGCGGCGAATGCGTACCACGCCATCAAGCGCTGCCAGACGCTGCTGTTCACTCAAATCATCGCAGTGGCAGTCATCGAGTGGTTCCCGGCAGGTGGGACAGGTTTTGCCATGTTCGGTGGAGTAAACCAGCCCGCCGAGCTGGTCACGTAAAGAGGCCATTATTCTCCTCCCATTGAGTGTTGAGGCACAGGTGTTTTCCAATACTCACGCGTGAGCCGCTCCACTACGGCGGGTAACTGATACATATTGCTGATCATGATAGCGTTTTCAGGCGTTGTTTCAGCATCAGGGAAACGATTTAAGTGGATTACCGTCATTCCCGCTTGAAGCGCCGCGCGTACACCTACCAAGGCATCGTCTATGGCAATGCAGTCACGCGCTGAATAGCCCATGATACTCGCTGCGTGTAGATGTAAACAGGGTTCGGGCTTCCAGCAATTGGCGGTATAGCCACTGAAAAAACGTTTGCCAAAGTAGTGGCTGAGTCCGGTAGCCTCTAGCGCCGTGCGAATTTTGCTTTCAGGCCCGTTAGAGACCACGGCACTGGGATAACCTGCCAAAACGTCCAGTGCCTCTTTGGCACCTGGTATGGTCGTCAACTCCTGGGC is part of the Halomonas alkaliantarctica genome and harbors:
- a CDS encoding HAD family hydrolase; protein product: MPLPLLLFDCDGTLVDSEPLLAEEMAVGLNSVGLPFASTDYLGEFRGARFRRIVAELQQRYGDVDPDRLDRMEASMRANLATRLAQELTTIPGAKEALDVLAGYPSAVVSNGPESKIRTALEATGLSHYFGKRFFSGYTANCWKPEPCLHLHAASIMGYSARDCIAIDDALVGVRAALQAGMTVIHLNRFPDAETTPENAIMISNMYQLPAVVERLTREYWKTPVPQHSMGGE
- a CDS encoding deoxyguanosinetriphosphate triphosphohydrolase, giving the protein MTQMRWEQLLSPRRLHDQRSTSTREIGRSPFHKDHDRIVFSGSFRRLGRKTQVHPLTENDHIHTRLTHSLEVGCVGRSLGMIVGELLHDRLPEWITPADLGVIVQTACLGHDIGNPPFGHAGEYAIRDWFQRAQSSGLLAGLSDAEREDLLTYEGNAQGFRVITQIEYNQFNGGMRLSAATLGALLKYPWTVRYSGRAGKFGAYQSEQALLKEVAEAVGLLPQGEQRWCRHPLAWLVEAADDICYALLDLEDGLEMGILRYEEVVEILRQIAGEFPPEYADMQARNVSQRRRIALLRGAAMERAVNDVGAVFVQHEQALLNGTLSDDLLELCHPDLGWGVQAAKQLARERIFQNERKAKLEIGAYTTLGILLEAFIGAAHELHHTGRSSFKHQRVLALIGENTPLPSWSLYDSYRRMLDFIGGMTDHYAVDLAQEMGGRLRGD
- a CDS encoding nuclease-related domain-containing protein; amino-acid sequence: MAWLEYVLPLIFLFPMAAMASIVLALRSLHDARVHSPFNAPLHEPGQALRYRLDKAFSSLFLNGALGPIISLAPLVYGMGRMLFVEQQDWVEWALYGLLSTLLVLTFSLLLVRDYQRIRRLKLGLACELAVGQELERLVRPDAHPYYVFHDVPTDSFTIDHVVVTPNGVFVVETRARTLPIGTDGNELNTVAVERERLRFPHWQERRPLYKTRQGVSWLAHWLERRCGVAVPVRGVLVLPGWKIDNSEAAPDIMVVSGDTLAKQITELTPGPLNDAIHDKVINILLERAKLMELKHLSQPSV
- a CDS encoding translation initiation factor Sui1, translated to MASLRDQLGGLVYSTEHGKTCPTCREPLDDCHCDDLSEQQRLAALDGVVRIRRETSGRKGKGVTTISGIPLPSEELKTLAKTLKKRCGTGGAVKEGVIEIQGDHRDTLRQELSNLGYQVKLAGG